Proteins encoded within one genomic window of Amycolatopsis sp. 2-15:
- a CDS encoding transketolase produces MTDTRQPATDLSLDEVAELSAQLRVDSIRSSTSAGSGHPTSSMSAADLLAVLVGRHLRYDWDRPEADTNDHLIFSKGHASPLLYSVYKAVGAIADDELMTGYRRFGSRLQGHPTPILPWVDVATGSLGQGLPDAVGVALAGKYLDKLPYRVWVLCGDSEMAEGSIWEALDKASHYRLGNLVALVDVNRLGQRGPTELGWNLDAYARRAESFGAKVISVDGHDLPAIDLALHAAGAGGDRPTVILAKTVKGKGFSEVEDHEGWHGKALPAEMAERALVELGGERNLLVRGPVPAFDRRPELRPASAAAPRPAYALGEKVATRKAYGDALKWLGGIHPRVVAMDCEVSNSTHTDEFAHAYPERYFEMYIAEQQLIAAAVGLSVRHYVPFASTFAAFFTRAYDFIRMAAISAASIRLVGSHAGVEIGADGPSQMGLEDLAMMRAVQGSTVLYPSDGPSTVALTKEMADRPGVSYLRTTRGGYPTLYSEDDEFPIGGAKVLRSTDDDVVTLIGAGVTLHECLAAADELARENIAARVIDLYSVKPVDTETLIAAADATGGRIVVSEDHHPEGGLGSAVADALLASGLTPLRMKHLAVRELPGSGAAHELLEAVGISASHIARAVRALLA; encoded by the coding sequence GTGACCGACACCCGGCAACCCGCCACCGACCTCAGCCTGGACGAGGTCGCCGAGCTGTCCGCGCAGCTGCGGGTCGACTCGATCCGCAGCAGCACCAGCGCGGGCTCCGGCCATCCCACTTCCAGCATGTCCGCGGCGGATCTGCTCGCGGTGCTCGTGGGCCGGCATCTGCGCTACGACTGGGATCGTCCCGAAGCGGACACCAACGACCACCTGATCTTCTCGAAGGGGCACGCTTCCCCGCTGCTGTACTCGGTGTACAAGGCTGTCGGGGCCATCGCCGACGACGAGCTGATGACCGGTTACCGGCGCTTCGGCTCACGTCTGCAAGGCCACCCCACGCCGATCCTGCCGTGGGTCGACGTCGCCACCGGCTCGCTCGGGCAGGGTCTGCCTGACGCCGTCGGTGTGGCCCTGGCCGGCAAGTACCTGGACAAGCTGCCTTATCGCGTATGGGTGTTATGCGGCGACAGCGAGATGGCGGAAGGGTCGATCTGGGAAGCGCTGGACAAGGCGAGTCATTACCGGCTCGGCAACCTCGTGGCGCTGGTCGACGTCAACCGGCTCGGCCAGCGCGGGCCCACGGAACTCGGCTGGAACCTCGACGCCTACGCCCGCCGCGCCGAGTCGTTCGGCGCGAAGGTGATCTCCGTGGACGGCCACGACTTGCCGGCGATCGACCTGGCGCTCCACGCCGCGGGGGCGGGCGGCGACCGGCCGACAGTGATCCTTGCCAAGACCGTCAAGGGCAAGGGCTTCTCCGAAGTCGAGGACCACGAGGGCTGGCACGGCAAGGCGCTGCCGGCCGAGATGGCCGAGCGCGCGCTCGTCGAACTGGGCGGTGAGCGGAATCTGCTGGTCCGCGGCCCGGTGCCGGCCTTCGATCGTCGACCCGAATTGCGGCCGGCGAGTGCTGCTGCACCGAGACCTGCTTACGCACTGGGCGAGAAGGTGGCCACCCGGAAGGCTTACGGCGACGCACTGAAGTGGCTGGGCGGCATCCATCCCCGCGTCGTCGCCATGGACTGCGAGGTCAGCAACTCGACGCACACCGACGAGTTCGCCCACGCCTACCCTGAGCGCTACTTCGAGATGTACATCGCCGAACAGCAGCTCATCGCTGCAGCTGTCGGGCTGAGCGTGCGCCACTACGTGCCGTTCGCGTCGACGTTCGCCGCGTTCTTCACCAGGGCGTACGACTTCATCCGCATGGCGGCGATCTCCGCCGCGAGCATCCGGCTGGTCGGCTCGCACGCCGGCGTCGAGATCGGCGCCGATGGTCCCTCGCAGATGGGGCTCGAGGACCTCGCGATGATGCGCGCGGTTCAGGGCTCGACGGTCCTGTACCCCAGCGACGGCCCGAGCACCGTGGCACTGACCAAGGAGATGGCCGACCGTCCCGGCGTCTCCTACCTGCGCACGACGCGCGGTGGATACCCGACGCTGTACTCGGAGGACGACGAGTTTCCGATCGGTGGCGCCAAAGTGCTGCGTTCCACCGACGACGACGTGGTGACGCTGATCGGCGCCGGCGTGACTCTGCACGAATGCCTGGCCGCGGCCGACGAGCTGGCGCGGGAGAACATCGCCGCGCGGGTGATCGACCTCTACTCGGTCAAGCCGGTGGACACCGAGACCCTGATTGCCGCGGCCGACGCCACCGGCGGACGGATCGTGGTCTCCGAGGACCACCACCCGGAGGGCGGGCTCGGGTCCGCCGTCGCCGACGCGCTCTTGGCGAGCGGGCTGACACCGCTGCGGATGAAACACCTGGCAGTGCGGGAACTGCCCGGCTCCGGCGCGGCGCACGAACTGCTGGAAGCGGTGGGGATCTCCGCCTCGCACATCGCCCGCGCGGTACGGGCGCTGCTGGCCTGA
- a CDS encoding MFS transporter, with protein MSNVSKTGVAQRGTTRTLAFLSAVVALVASFAAVGSTIPLFNIYRAEDGFTNADISITVVAYSVATLSTLLVLGRVSNHLGRRPASVASLGLLLLGCVLLLNVHHVGILIAGRLLMGFGAGVASSSLTSYIVDAAPARPAWLASVAASQTVMLGLAVGAIGSGALVQFGPWPRDLVYLVVIGLLLVSAALIIVSPETVTPTPGAWRSLRPRVRVPASVRHLLPVAAAVLLATWATGAFFQAFVPALVEDQLHSQSPLILGLVFAAYMGPSVLGAPLGGRFTPAVAQRVGMIGFLAGMIGIITAIATGALVLFFAATIVAGASQGIAISSATRGLLEGSDVTDRAPIFTVVYILSYCGATIPALIAGRLSASLSLPQIALGYGGLALIATVFTVLAARNPHAGTTGAQPAR; from the coding sequence ATGTCCAACGTGTCAAAGACCGGCGTCGCGCAGCGGGGGACAACACGCACCCTGGCGTTCTTGTCCGCGGTGGTCGCGCTCGTGGCGTCGTTCGCCGCGGTGGGCTCGACGATCCCGCTGTTCAACATCTACCGGGCCGAGGACGGGTTCACCAACGCCGACATCTCGATCACCGTCGTCGCCTACTCCGTCGCCACCCTCAGCACACTGCTGGTGCTGGGACGGGTGTCCAACCACCTGGGGCGACGGCCCGCTTCCGTCGCGAGCCTCGGTCTGCTCCTGCTGGGCTGTGTGCTGTTGTTGAACGTGCACCACGTTGGCATCTTGATCGCCGGTCGGCTCCTGATGGGCTTCGGTGCTGGTGTGGCCAGCAGCAGCCTCACGTCCTACATCGTCGACGCCGCACCGGCCAGGCCCGCTTGGTTGGCCTCCGTCGCCGCCAGCCAGACAGTGATGCTCGGCCTCGCCGTCGGCGCCATCGGTTCCGGCGCCCTGGTCCAGTTCGGTCCGTGGCCGCGTGATCTCGTCTACCTGGTGGTGATCGGCCTGCTTCTCGTCTCTGCCGCGCTCATCATCGTGAGTCCGGAAACTGTCACTCCGACGCCGGGCGCTTGGCGGTCGCTGCGGCCCCGGGTCCGCGTTCCGGCCAGCGTGAGGCACCTGCTCCCCGTCGCGGCGGCGGTGCTCCTGGCGACCTGGGCGACCGGGGCCTTCTTTCAAGCCTTCGTGCCGGCGTTGGTCGAAGACCAGCTGCACAGTCAGAGCCCCCTCATTCTGGGGCTGGTGTTCGCCGCGTACATGGGTCCGAGTGTTCTCGGCGCTCCGCTGGGTGGCCGGTTCACGCCGGCGGTGGCCCAGCGCGTCGGCATGATCGGGTTCCTGGCGGGGATGATCGGGATCATCACGGCGATCGCGACCGGTGCGCTGGTGCTGTTCTTCGCCGCGACGATCGTTGCCGGCGCCAGCCAAGGCATCGCCATCAGTTCCGCCACCCGCGGCCTGCTGGAGGGCAGCGATGTGACCGACCGGGCCCCGATCTTCACGGTCGTCTACATCCTCTCCTACTGCGGCGCGACGATCCCCGCCCTCATCGCCGGCCGGCTCTCCGCGTCCTTGTCGCTACCGCAGATCGCTCTCGGGTACGGCGGCCTGGCCCTCATCGCCACCGTGTTCACCGTCCTCGCCGCCCGCAATCCCCACGCCGGCACGACCGGTGCACAGCCGGCACGGTGA
- a CDS encoding TetR/AcrR family transcriptional regulator: MVEPESTMKPVRLTARGEATRARIVRAAVDVMTVKGVAATTLDDVRAASSTSKSQLYRHYADKDALVRDVIEHQAEDLLTAQGEQLRRLDSVSGLERWRDAIIQRNTLRNRAYGCQLGSLACELSDQNERARSALAGHFETWRGLIADGLRRMRDAGKLRCDADPERLAIGLMGALEGGYLLAQTEGDIKSMRIALDMAIDYIRTLEV; this comes from the coding sequence GTGGTGGAACCGGAGAGCACAATGAAGCCTGTCCGGCTGACGGCGCGGGGTGAGGCGACCCGGGCTCGGATCGTCCGCGCTGCCGTGGACGTGATGACGGTCAAGGGGGTGGCCGCCACCACGCTCGACGACGTTCGCGCGGCGAGCAGTACCAGCAAGTCACAGCTCTACCGTCACTATGCCGACAAGGACGCGCTGGTCCGGGATGTGATCGAACATCAGGCCGAAGACCTGCTGACCGCGCAGGGGGAACAGCTGCGCCGGCTGGACTCGGTCAGTGGGCTCGAGCGGTGGCGTGATGCGATCATCCAGCGGAACACCCTGCGCAACAGGGCTTATGGATGCCAACTCGGCTCGCTGGCGTGTGAGCTTTCCGATCAGAACGAGCGGGCTCGATCTGCTCTGGCCGGCCACTTCGAAACCTGGCGCGGCCTGATCGCGGATGGTCTGCGGCGGATGCGCGACGCGGGCAAACTGCGCTGTGACGCCGATCCCGAACGGCTCGCCATCGGCTTGATGGGCGCCCTCGAAGGCGGGTACTTGCTCGCGCAGACCGAGGGGGACATCAAGTCCATGCGCATCGCGCTCGACATGGCCATCGACTACATTCGTACTCTCGAAGTGTGA
- a CDS encoding SDR family NAD(P)-dependent oxidoreductase yields MGEDFEGRKLVVVGGSSGIGFATAEQVIAGGGSAVITGRNPDKLQAAVEALSKHGKAWGIAAELTDRAQIPEVRNRIADEHADASLLVNGAGIFVPKPFTEYDEDFYDSFNELNRAMFFITQTVVAGMLSAGNGGSIVNIGAMWAHQGIAATPHTGFSVQKGGLHSLTKALAIELAPHAIRVNAVSPAAVRTPPYYRLVPEAHLEDPVNSFASMHPLGRVGTVEDVANMTSFLLSEKASWMTGAIVDVDGGVMAGRN; encoded by the coding sequence GTGGGCGAAGACTTCGAAGGCCGCAAGCTTGTTGTTGTCGGCGGTAGTAGTGGAATAGGTTTCGCCACGGCCGAACAGGTGATCGCCGGCGGCGGCAGCGCCGTGATCACCGGTCGGAATCCGGATAAGCTGCAAGCGGCGGTGGAAGCGCTGTCGAAGCACGGTAAGGCATGGGGCATCGCCGCGGAGCTGACCGACCGCGCCCAGATTCCCGAAGTACGAAACCGGATCGCCGATGAACATGCCGACGCCAGCTTGCTGGTCAACGGGGCCGGAATCTTCGTCCCCAAACCGTTCACCGAGTACGACGAAGACTTCTACGACTCATTCAACGAACTGAACCGTGCGATGTTTTTCATCACCCAAACCGTCGTCGCCGGCATGCTCTCCGCGGGCAACGGAGGGTCGATCGTCAACATAGGCGCGATGTGGGCGCACCAGGGGATCGCGGCAACGCCGCACACCGGTTTCTCCGTGCAGAAGGGCGGCCTGCACTCCCTGACGAAGGCACTCGCGATCGAGCTGGCACCGCATGCCATTCGGGTCAACGCGGTCTCACCCGCAGCGGTGCGGACCCCGCCGTACTACCGGTTGGTTCCCGAGGCGCACCTCGAGGACCCCGTGAACAGCTTCGCGAGCATGCATCCGCTGGGCCGGGTCGGAACCGTGGAAGACGTCGCGAACATGACGTCATTTCTGCTCTCGGAAAAAGCGAGCTGGATGACCGGCGCGATCGTCGACGTCGACGGCGGTGTCATGGCCGGGCGCAACTGA
- a CDS encoding cupin domain-containing protein has protein sequence MVPSQIVGRFLVVAALAGATACSSAAQSTPAAVTGTTAVTSTAVSSPQVSVLLQQALPNAEGKTFTSQIVDFPPGSAAPSHRHGQAFVYAYVLEGDVRSQVDDQAVTTYHQGQNWFELPGAHHVVAANPSTTKPAKLLVVYVSTTGDPLQANDPHQ, from the coding sequence ATGGTTCCCTCGCAGATCGTAGGTCGTTTTTTGGTTGTCGCCGCGCTGGCCGGCGCGACAGCCTGCAGCTCTGCTGCCCAGAGCACGCCGGCCGCGGTGACGGGCACCACCGCGGTGACAAGCACGGCAGTGTCGTCGCCCCAGGTGAGTGTGTTGCTGCAACAGGCCCTTCCGAACGCTGAGGGCAAGACGTTCACGTCGCAGATCGTAGACTTCCCGCCGGGCTCCGCCGCGCCGTCTCATCGCCACGGTCAGGCTTTCGTGTACGCCTACGTGCTGGAAGGCGATGTGCGAAGCCAGGTCGACGACCAGGCAGTGACCACGTACCACCAGGGACAAAACTGGTTCGAACTGCCCGGCGCCCACCACGTCGTCGCGGCGAATCCGAGCACGACCAAGCCCGCCAAGCTGCTGGTCGTCTACGTCTCCACCACCGGAGACCCGCTCCAGGCCAACGATCCCCATCAGTAG
- a CDS encoding nuclear transport factor 2 family protein, which translates to MADSQVRVAPMPEIKTNISVVDDFFRAVERGDIDTARALYAQDAVIWHNDGAGEQDREANLAVLRLFSTAIRGLRFDVSRRVDVGDGVFQQHVLRGQLPNGEESALDIAMYLAVSGGKITRIEEYFDVAGVTHIIAAAGESGGA; encoded by the coding sequence GTGGCCGATTCACAAGTGAGGGTGGCACCCATGCCTGAGATCAAGACCAACATCTCCGTCGTAGACGACTTCTTTCGAGCAGTCGAACGTGGCGATATCGACACCGCGCGCGCCCTCTACGCCCAGGATGCCGTGATCTGGCACAACGACGGTGCCGGCGAACAAGACCGCGAAGCCAATCTCGCCGTCCTCCGGCTGTTCAGCACGGCCATCCGCGGCCTGCGCTTCGACGTGTCACGCCGGGTCGACGTCGGAGACGGGGTCTTCCAACAGCACGTCCTGCGCGGGCAGCTGCCCAACGGCGAGGAGTCCGCTCTCGACATCGCGATGTACCTCGCCGTCAGCGGCGGCAAGATCACCCGAATCGAAGAGTACTTCGACGTCGCCGGCGTGACCCACATCATCGCTGCTGCCGGCGAATCCGGAGGGGCATGA